One Marinibacterium anthonyi genomic region harbors:
- a CDS encoding Sulfotransferase domain protein, translated as MFQHNPKDPEFHMAFPPPASQPPIQKLKRKPDFWYFWREFETCRRIYGLRRSAMSSVLGDGALRLAATSAMRLDNIVFKRKLADSPVRKPLFIIGHPRSGTTFFHNLLVGTDEMVGFKTWQLFWPALVGRRLIRRVVRARKRFGTTEILPGATGHQMDLDTFEEEEFLFWLRYATPLNTTSLLGMDDVEYPEIENPDQLHEADHRNLLDYLDGCFRRQICDSGKSQVVAQMHFSTMRLRSLLSYYPDARFIYLVRDPLRTVPSYMTLMLNALDNRRGLDVVSTEDIDRLKARRYKRTLGLYRYFHDLDVAGVLPWDRVMVLRYDDLVGDVRATMDRVREFSGIEFSPELEAHIDDAASSQSSYRRSHKVMDLEQLGISKSRILRDFSFVYDRYGIKPAA; from the coding sequence ATGTTTCAGCACAATCCGAAAGATCCTGAGTTTCACATGGCCTTCCCGCCGCCGGCAAGTCAGCCGCCAATCCAGAAACTGAAGCGCAAGCCGGATTTCTGGTATTTCTGGAGGGAGTTCGAGACATGCCGCCGCATCTACGGATTGCGGCGCTCGGCGATGTCATCCGTTCTGGGCGATGGCGCGCTGCGGCTGGCCGCGACCAGTGCGATGCGCCTGGATAACATTGTTTTCAAAAGGAAACTGGCGGATTCGCCTGTCAGGAAACCATTGTTCATCATTGGGCATCCGCGCAGCGGCACGACGTTCTTCCACAACCTGCTTGTCGGGACGGACGAAATGGTCGGCTTCAAGACCTGGCAGCTGTTCTGGCCCGCGCTCGTGGGCCGCCGTCTGATCCGCCGGGTGGTCCGGGCGCGCAAGCGGTTCGGCACGACCGAGATCCTGCCGGGTGCAACCGGCCACCAGATGGACCTGGACACGTTCGAAGAGGAGGAATTCCTCTTCTGGTTGCGTTACGCGACGCCGCTGAACACGACCAGCCTGCTGGGAATGGACGATGTCGAATATCCCGAGATCGAAAACCCGGATCAGCTGCACGAGGCCGATCACCGGAACCTTCTGGATTACCTCGACGGCTGTTTTCGCCGCCAGATCTGTGACAGCGGCAAAAGCCAGGTGGTCGCGCAGATGCATTTTTCGACCATGCGGCTGAGGTCGCTGCTGTCCTATTACCCCGATGCACGCTTCATCTACCTGGTGCGGGATCCGCTGCGGACGGTGCCGTCCTACATGACGCTGATGCTGAACGCGCTGGACAACCGGCGCGGGCTGGATGTGGTCAGTACGGAGGACATCGATCGGCTGAAGGCGCGACGCTACAAGCGGACGCTGGGGCTTTATCGCTATTTCCACGATCTCGATGTCGCCGGAGTCCTGCCGTGGGACCGGGTGATGGTGCTGCGCTACGACGATCTGGTCGGTGATGTGCGGGCGACCATGGATCGGGTCCGTGAATTTTCCGGTATCGAATTCAGCCCCGAGCTGGAAGCGCATATCGACGATGCCGCAAGCAGCCAAAGCAGCTACAGGCGCAGCCACAAGGTCATGGACCTGGAACAGCTCGGCATCTCGAAATCGCGGATACTGCGCGATTTCTCCTTTGTTTATGACCGATACGGCATAAAACCCGCAGCCTGA